From Spiroplasma eriocheiris, the proteins below share one genomic window:
- the ychF gene encoding redox-regulated ATPase YchF codes for MPLKVGIVGLPNVGKSTLFNAITNSQVEAANYPFATINPNVGVVEVPDERMHNLIEIFQPHKAIYTTFEFYDIAGLIAGASKGEGLGNTFLANIRDTDAICMVVRCFENKDITHVEGSIDPLRDIEIINLELIIADQEQIEKRINKIAKRAQTLKQKDDVFEYELLQKLDQQLAANKLLKDLVLTPEEHKAIKNFNLLTIKPFIYVANIAETDLQTKTNPYVEKVQQYAKDNNIEVVTICAQVEQELSTLNEEEKTIFMAEYGIQESGLSQLIKKSYALLGLQTFFTAGKQEVRAWTFKKGATAPECAGIIHTDFEKGFIKADIYAYQDLITYGSEKAVKENCKMRSEGKTYIMQDGDICFFKFNV; via the coding sequence ATGCCGTTAAAAGTAGGAATCGTTGGTTTACCAAATGTTGGCAAATCAACATTATTTAATGCGATTACTAATTCCCAAGTTGAAGCAGCGAATTATCCGTTTGCCACAATTAACCCAAATGTTGGGGTGGTCGAAGTGCCTGATGAACGAATGCACAATTTAATTGAAATCTTTCAGCCCCACAAAGCAATTTATACAACCTTTGAATTTTATGATATTGCTGGGTTAATTGCCGGCGCTAGCAAGGGCGAAGGGTTAGGAAATACTTTTTTAGCTAATATTCGTGATACCGATGCCATTTGTATGGTTGTTCGTTGTTTTGAAAACAAAGATATTACCCATGTTGAAGGAAGCATTGATCCGCTCCGTGATATTGAAATTATTAATTTAGAATTAATTATTGCGGACCAAGAACAAATTGAAAAACGGATTAATAAAATTGCTAAACGTGCCCAAACTTTAAAGCAAAAAGATGATGTTTTTGAATATGAACTTTTACAAAAACTAGACCAACAGTTAGCAGCAAATAAATTATTAAAAGATTTAGTGTTAACTCCTGAAGAACACAAAGCAATTAAAAATTTTAATCTGCTAACAATTAAACCTTTTATTTATGTAGCAAACATTGCCGAAACTGATTTACAAACAAAAACTAACCCATATGTTGAAAAGGTACAACAGTATGCTAAGGACAATAATATTGAAGTTGTGACGATTTGTGCCCAAGTTGAACAAGAATTATCAACTTTAAATGAGGAAGAAAAAACAATTTTTATGGCAGAATATGGGATTCAAGAGTCCGGATTAAGCCAGTTAATTAAAAAATCTTATGCCTTGTTAGGTTTACAAACTTTCTTTACCGCTGGAAAACAAGAAGTCCGCGCTTGAACTTTTAAAAAAGGGGCAACAGCTCCTGAATGTGCTGGAATTATCCATACTGATTTTGAAAAAGGTTTTATTAAAGCAGATATTTATGCTTACCAAGATTTAATTACTTATGGTAGTGAAAAAGCAGTAAAAGAAAATTGTAAAATGCGAAGTGAAGGAAAGACTTACATTATGCAAGATGGCGATATTTGTTTCTTCAAATTTAATGTTTAG
- the ispF gene encoding 2-C-methyl-D-erythritol 2,4-cyclodiphosphate synthase — MRVGNSYDLHNLIPGEFIYLGGIKIPCQYQVQAISDGDILLHTISEAIIGALGFGDLGEWFDETNVGLSSQVILTKALQLLKNQNYEIANVDSTIIIDRPKLQPHKKNIKDNLVKLLNVNSSQVNIKATTSEQNFPSIIQAYTTVLLIKK, encoded by the coding sequence ATGCGAGTTGGTAATAGTTATGATTTACATAATTTAATCCCAGGGGAATTTATTTACTTGGGAGGGATAAAAATTCCTTGTCAATATCAAGTTCAAGCAATTTCAGATGGGGATATTTTATTACATACCATTAGTGAAGCTATTATTGGCGCCTTAGGGTTTGGTGATTTAGGAGAATGGTTTGATGAAACTAATGTGGGGTTATCTTCCCAAGTTATTCTGACCAAAGCACTTCAATTATTAAAAAACCAAAACTACGAAATTGCTAATGTTGATAGTACCATTATTATTGATAGACCCAAACTGCAACCCCATAAAAAAAATATCAAAGATAATTTAGTGAAGTTATTAAATGTAAATTCAAGTCAAGTTAATATTAAAGCAACAACTTCTGAACAAAATTTTCCTAGTATTATTCAAGCTTATACAACAGTGTTATTAATTAAAAAATAA
- a CDS encoding lipoprotein, translated as MKKLLSILGSLSLIGTSAVSVVACSGTSGSDTDALLEEALTSTKSLSKLMIMSRHENLNLTQAGAN; from the coding sequence ATGAAAAAATTATTAAGTATTTTAGGCTCGCTTTCTTTAATTGGGACTTCAGCGGTTTCTGTTGTTGCTTGTTCTGGTACTAGCGGTAGTGATACAGACGCTCTATTAGAAGAAGCCTTAACAAGTACCAAAAGTTTATCAAAATTAATGATTATGAGCCGTCATGAAAATTTAAATTTAACACAAGCAGGGGCTAATTAA
- a CDS encoding ABC transporter permease, with protein MKKQIEKEKNKIGILKSLGYNQVQIALAYSFYPLIPIIVGVIFGWVIGLVLQIPIIGVFNNFFTLPSQFNAYYPSLFYSLLGFLVLCSLVCFFISLRMISINTLDLINFNKNLRPNSLILKLRANLPLKRFNTKFKFSIAAVSVKKIVMIFGTMLIATFAITMAIALPVTGSSIVHDYYKYWNFKNETDYEAPIPNSPITRYDVYQWQGVGQGNSIDYPLTNNGVIPKYYHSIGNPTWRETSKINTNEYDPTIDKGGNYPSELINMLGYNLLAFRGANISIGSLQKILDDYRDPTTGKPDDQIQFMVDNVACTVLPKIAGINHSLVGDWKSCIQQTVSALAPAYLMEYWNKSVERQNEFTIAAQTVPYDQANDEFFTKFTSTVQLNNQAVGIATYGINPNSRMITFNKDLLQQDKYQNNTIPILINQAFEKRYNYHVNDIISAQPNVDILTYTNTLGQAVPIDPTWWVYNDTLDNDQGLDSYDPSKDIPLDQIDFSHLSYGNSDLVKYNGVTNPSRYTALEYGYYDPTYLDSSGNHVRPYYLMKNILLKLPATGVNGIDLNKVIVNDKNPSGNPFPSLIDGKYGVVRTRDNSYVIRPFDWNYSVIAITSVQQVFGDAGIPTQWYTEAFKTGLLKIANANDLASNPYQKKVNYQVVGVQNSYEKPLIYLNQNIANQLLGYATTYHQDLGIPTYFNGKFTLNSEPTDQTTRLGLASITGGYDINNFNDNFNWMVKDNNMISTKIDILDRVALIALMLGIAFILIIIFAAIAIVTMITNLFVNQFSKMMALLRIQGYTNREINSFTLGLFTPIVVIALILGFIAGWFAIVGGINIFENAHLLVLPYSFTWYLIIIVLCTIAIIYLVTYLLSAHSLRKMHIQEQVALLDE; from the coding sequence ATTAAAAAACAAATTGAAAAAGAAAAAAATAAAATTGGAATTTTAAAATCATTAGGTTATAACCAAGTTCAAATTGCGTTGGCGTATTCTTTTTATCCCTTAATTCCAATTATTGTCGGAGTCATTTTTGGTTGGGTAATTGGGTTAGTCTTACAAATTCCGATTATTGGGGTTTTTAATAACTTCTTTACCTTACCAAGCCAGTTTAATGCTTATTATCCATCATTATTTTATAGTTTACTTGGTTTTCTAGTCCTATGTAGTCTAGTATGTTTCTTTATTTCACTGCGAATGATTTCCATTAATACCTTAGATTTAATTAACTTTAATAAAAACTTACGCCCTAATTCGTTAATTTTAAAACTAAGAGCAAATTTACCATTAAAACGATTTAATACGAAATTTAAATTTTCAATTGCGGCAGTTTCGGTTAAAAAAATTGTGATGATTTTTGGTACAATGTTAATTGCCACTTTTGCAATCACGATGGCAATTGCTTTACCAGTAACTGGTTCTTCAATTGTCCATGATTATTATAAGTATTGGAATTTTAAAAACGAAACCGATTATGAAGCTCCGATTCCCAATTCCCCAATTACGCGTTATGATGTTTACCAATGACAAGGAGTAGGGCAGGGCAATAGTATTGATTATCCCTTAACAAACAATGGAGTGATTCCTAAGTATTATCATTCAATTGGCAATCCAACATGACGAGAAACTAGCAAAATTAATACCAATGAATATGATCCGACCATTGATAAAGGTGGTAATTACCCCAGTGAACTTATTAATATGTTGGGGTATAACTTACTAGCCTTTCGGGGCGCTAATATTTCAATTGGATCATTACAAAAAATTTTAGATGATTATCGTGACCCAACCACCGGAAAACCAGATGACCAAATCCAGTTTATGGTTGATAATGTTGCTTGTACAGTTTTACCGAAAATTGCCGGAATTAACCATAGTCTAGTTGGCGATTGAAAATCATGTATTCAACAAACGGTGAGTGCCTTAGCCCCCGCTTATTTAATGGAATATTGGAATAAATCAGTTGAACGTCAAAATGAGTTTACAATTGCTGCGCAAACCGTGCCCTATGATCAAGCAAATGATGAGTTCTTTACAAAATTTACTTCAACTGTGCAATTAAACAATCAAGCAGTTGGGATTGCAACATATGGGATTAATCCGAATAGTCGGATGATTACTTTTAATAAGGATTTACTACAACAAGATAAATATCAAAATAATACAATTCCAATTTTAATCAATCAGGCTTTTGAAAAACGCTATAACTATCATGTTAATGATATTATTAGTGCCCAACCAAATGTTGATATTCTAACTTATACAAATACCTTAGGCCAAGCAGTTCCAATTGATCCGACCTGGTGGGTTTATAATGATACTTTAGACAATGACCAGGGCCTTGATTCATATGATCCGAGCAAGGATATTCCCTTGGACCAAATTGATTTTAGTCACCTAAGTTATGGAAATTCTGATTTAGTTAAATATAACGGGGTAACTAATCCTAGTCGGTATACGGCATTAGAATATGGCTATTATGATCCTACTTATCTTGATAGTAGTGGGAACCATGTTCGCCCATATTATTTAATGAAAAATATTTTATTAAAATTACCAGCAACAGGGGTCAATGGTATTGACCTCAATAAAGTTATTGTGAATGATAAAAATCCGTCGGGAAATCCGTTTCCATCTTTAATTGATGGAAAATATGGGGTTGTTCGTACCCGCGATAATAGTTATGTTATTCGCCCATTTGATTGAAATTATAGTGTTATTGCAATTACTAGTGTTCAACAAGTATTTGGTGACGCTGGGATTCCAACCCAATGATATACCGAAGCATTTAAAACTGGATTATTAAAGATTGCGAATGCCAATGATTTAGCAAGTAATCCTTATCAAAAGAAAGTTAATTATCAGGTGGTCGGCGTTCAAAATTCTTATGAAAAGCCATTAATTTATTTAAATCAAAATATTGCCAACCAGTTATTAGGTTATGCCACAACTTATCACCAGGATCTTGGGATTCCCACTTATTTTAATGGGAAATTTACCCTTAACTCCGAACCAACTGACCAGACAACAAGATTAGGATTAGCCTCCATAACTGGGGGGTATGATATTAATAATTTTAATGACAACTTTAACTGAATGGTCAAGGATAATAATATGATTAGTACAAAAATTGATATTTTAGACCGGGTTGCTCTAATTGCCTTAATGTTAGGAATTGCCTTTATCTTAATTATTATTTTTGCCGCAATTGCGATTGTTACGATGATTACCAATTTATTTGTTAACCAGTTTAGTAAGATGATGGCTTTATTACGGATTCAAGGATATACCAACCGGGAAATTAACTCCTTTACCTTAGGGTTATTTACGCCAATTGTGGTGATTGCTCTTATCCTTGGTTTTATTGCCGGGTGGTTTGCCATTGTCGGGGGAATTAATATTTTTGAAAATGCCCATCTGCTTGTGCTTCCTTATTCATTTACTTGGTATTTAATTATTATTGTCTTATGTACAATTGCCATTATTTATTTAGTAACTTATCTATTATCCGCCCACAGTTTACGAAAAATGCACATTCAAGAGCAAGTTGCCTTATTAGATGAATAG
- the gltX gene encoding glutamate--tRNA ligase produces the protein MEKKIRLRYAPSPTGFLHIGNTRTALFNYLLAKHYQGAFILRIEDTDVERNVEGAIASQLDNLRWLGIEPDETIDKPGQYGPYTQLERLQTYAEYANKLLATKKAYYCFCTAAELEASREKQLAQGYASPRYVRRCYRLSEAEVNEKLKNNIPKSIRFFVPDQESYDFNDLVRGPVHFESKDLGDWVIMKSNGIPTYNFAVVIDDILMEISHVVRGEEHISNTPKQLMIYRAFEKEPPIFAHLTLIVNEQHKKLSKRDGHLMQFISQYREIGYLPNAIFNFIALLGWSPLGEEEIFTKEELIKIFDETRLSKSPSMFDVKKLTWMNNLYIKKMSDEEYLAFTKPFLASAYDLTNKANDWLTMLLLIYKKELQYGQEIVALTKPFFVPVTELSSETIGMLNNLNNYQELIVEFRNQVNQLTNWNEISIKEIISMLGKTLNVKGKDLFMPIRIFASHQEHGPELAKVIYLLGKEQVIKNIDNLLNSNEK, from the coding sequence ATGGAAAAGAAAATTAGATTACGATATGCTCCCAGCCCAACGGGATTCTTACATATTGGAAACACCAGAACAGCATTATTTAATTATTTATTAGCAAAACACTACCAGGGTGCTTTTATTTTAAGAATTGAAGACACTGATGTTGAACGAAATGTGGAAGGAGCGATTGCCTCTCAACTAGATAATTTACGCTGATTGGGGATTGAACCAGATGAAACTATTGATAAACCTGGTCAATATGGACCATACACCCAGTTAGAAAGATTACAAACATATGCTGAATATGCCAATAAGTTGTTAGCCACTAAAAAAGCATATTATTGTTTTTGTACGGCTGCGGAATTAGAAGCTTCACGGGAAAAACAACTAGCCCAAGGTTATGCTTCGCCCCGTTATGTTCGTCGGTGCTACCGTCTTTCGGAAGCGGAAGTTAATGAAAAATTAAAAAATAATATTCCAAAAAGTATTCGCTTTTTTGTTCCTGATCAGGAAAGTTATGATTTTAATGATTTAGTGCGTGGACCAGTTCATTTTGAATCAAAAGATCTTGGTGACTGAGTAATTATGAAATCAAACGGGATTCCAACTTATAATTTTGCCGTAGTAATTGATGATATTTTAATGGAAATTAGTCATGTCGTTCGTGGCGAAGAACATATTTCAAATACGCCAAAACAATTGATGATTTATCGAGCTTTTGAAAAAGAGCCCCCAATTTTTGCTCACTTGACTTTAATTGTTAATGAACAACATAAAAAATTATCAAAACGGGATGGTCATTTAATGCAGTTTATTAGCCAATATCGTGAAATTGGGTACTTACCAAATGCCATTTTTAATTTTATCGCGTTATTAGGATGGTCACCATTAGGAGAAGAAGAAATTTTTACTAAAGAAGAACTAATTAAAATTTTTGATGAAACAAGACTAAGTAAATCCCCAAGTATGTTTGATGTTAAAAAATTAACTTGAATGAATAATTTATATATTAAAAAAATGAGTGATGAGGAATATTTAGCCTTTACCAAACCTTTTTTAGCAAGCGCTTATGATTTAACAAATAAAGCGAATGATTGATTAACAATGCTCTTATTAATTTATAAAAAAGAACTGCAATATGGTCAAGAAATTGTTGCTTTAACAAAACCGTTCTTTGTTCCGGTTACTGAATTAAGTTCAGAAACAATTGGAATGTTAAATAATTTAAATAATTATCAGGAATTAATTGTCGAGTTTCGCAACCAAGTTAACCAGTTAACAAACTGAAATGAAATTAGTATTAAAGAAATTATTAGTATGTTGGGTAAAACTTTAAATGTTAAGGGAAAAGACTTGTTTATGCCAATTCGGATTTTTGCTTCGCATCAAGAGCATGGTCCAGAATTAGCCAAAGTTATTTATTTATTAGGAAAGGAACAAGTTATTAAAAACATTGATAACTTATTAAACAGTAATGAAAAGTAA
- a CDS encoding HD domain-containing protein — protein sequence MKSKLPLIIRDSVHGDIELWEQIAVNLINSQEFQRLRRINQLGGGQFIFPSASHTRFTHCIGVYHLISEILKTKSFQENYPNPRQQLLVKLAGLLHDIGHGPFSHTFEMVNDVNKANISHEEYSALIIKSSTTQVNQILKQELTDEEIAELCLMIEEKHPDKVLSSLVSSQIDADRMDYLLRDGKNSGVEYSHLDVQWIIRHIDIKDHKIVFPQKTQYAIESYLIGRYHMYKQIYLHPLSIGFDLTFKMFFQRLYDLYHTGFQFKNNDIIDLLKPLLEGKQMTASAYCQLDDYTFFTYIKMLSNEDDEILQKLITMLTNRNFLRQIDAKRGDLEEIKKNLAKKYKNYYNYFMVEFELKPVKLYDGEKKPIFIQVNSDIKNLNEISEIFLANSDKKLHGSISYYTVNDVLK from the coding sequence ATGAAAAGTAAATTACCATTAATTATTCGTGATAGTGTTCATGGTGACATTGAATTATGAGAACAAATTGCTGTTAACCTTATCAATAGTCAAGAATTTCAACGTTTACGTAGAATTAACCAACTTGGTGGTGGGCAGTTTATTTTCCCGAGTGCTTCGCATACGCGGTTTACACATTGCATTGGGGTTTATCATTTAATTAGTGAAATTTTAAAAACAAAATCATTCCAAGAAAATTATCCCAATCCGCGTCAGCAGTTACTAGTTAAATTAGCAGGGTTATTGCATGATATTGGGCACGGACCATTTTCGCATACTTTTGAAATGGTCAATGATGTTAATAAAGCTAATATTAGCCATGAAGAATATTCAGCGTTAATTATTAAATCATCAACAACGCAAGTTAACCAAATTTTAAAACAGGAATTAACTGATGAAGAAATTGCTGAATTATGTTTAATGATTGAAGAAAAGCACCCGGATAAAGTATTATCTTCCTTAGTATCTTCTCAAATTGATGCCGACCGGATGGATTATTTATTACGGGATGGGAAAAACAGTGGGGTTGAATATAGTCATTTAGATGTTCAATGAATTATTCGTCATATTGATATTAAAGATCATAAAATTGTATTCCCACAAAAAACCCAGTATGCCATTGAAAGTTATTTAATTGGGCGTTATCATATGTATAAACAAATTTATCTTCACCCGTTAAGTATTGGTTTTGATTTAACTTTTAAGATGTTTTTTCAAAGATTATATGATTTATACCACACAGGATTTCAATTTAAAAATAATGATATAATAGACTTATTAAAACCATTATTGGAAGGGAAACAAATGACAGCAAGTGCTTATTGCCAACTTGATGATTACACTTTTTTTACTTACATTAAAATGTTAAGTAATGAAGATGATGAAATTTTACAAAAACTAATCACAATGTTAACTAACCGTAATTTCTTACGTCAAATTGATGCCAAACGAGGTGATTTAGAAGAAATTAAAAAAAATTTGGCAAAAAAATACAAAAACTATTATAATTATTTTATGGTTGAATTTGAGTTAAAACCAGTAAAACTTTATGATGGTGAAAAAAAACCAATATTTATTCAAGTCAATAGTGATATTAAAAATCTAAATGAAATTTCTGAAATCTTTTTAGCAAATAGTGATAAAAAATTACATGGTTCAATATCATATTACACAGTAAATGATGTCTTGAAATAA
- the rpoE gene encoding DNA-directed RNA polymerase subunit delta, whose translation MMNDNVELLELVYEYLKKIKHSDTFENIWNAIAVNDISVQGHSKEDVIAELYTDLVLDNRFVLTSEGMWGLRELLKYDEIKKQYDYTDQFETTEEFEDIDLDEEEDKDDLSDQLDFDDDLDEDIDDDDDDEDLTEIDLDDDLAETEFSVDDDDQTVAAKLGITEEIDWQALEKEMEENN comes from the coding sequence ATGATGAATGATAATGTTGAATTATTAGAATTAGTATATGAATATTTAAAGAAAATTAAACACAGTGATACTTTTGAAAATATATGAAATGCCATCGCTGTCAATGATATCAGTGTCCAAGGACATAGTAAAGAAGATGTTATTGCTGAATTATATACTGATTTAGTATTAGATAATCGTTTTGTTTTAACAAGTGAAGGTATGTGAGGTTTACGTGAACTTTTAAAATATGATGAAATTAAAAAACAATATGATTATACTGATCAATTTGAAACAACTGAAGAGTTTGAAGATATTGATTTAGATGAAGAAGAAGATAAAGATGATCTTTCTGATCAATTAGATTTTGATGACGATCTTGATGAAGACATTGATGATGATGACGATGATGAAGATTTAACTGAAATTGATTTAGATGATGATTTAGCAGAAACCGAGTTTTCGGTTGATGATGATGACCAAACAGTAGCTGCTAAATTAGGAATTACTGAAGAAATTGACTGACAAGCTTTAGAAAAAGAAATGGAAGAGAATAATTAA
- a CDS encoding CTP synthase — protein MTKYIFVTGGVVSGLGKGITASSIGVLLKASGLKIFMQKFDPYLNVDPGTMSPYQHGEVYVTADGGETDLDLGHYERFIDENLTKESNITSGFIYKNVIEKERRGEYDGRTVQVVPHITNEIKNKVYSAAKNSQADVIITEIGGTVGDIESLPFIEAIRQVRIEKGRENVIFMHVSLVPYIAASKESKTKPTQHSVRELLSFGIQPDIIVARTEQPLDESVLAKIALFCNVELQNVLVANDAKTIYEVPLHMYEQNAQLSVAKLLNLKLPRTDISQWNRFVNQIHNSQAEIVIKLVGKYVELPDAYLSVMESLHIAGYENNVKVKIDWIKADDVYEDNCSELLAGASGILVPGGFGERGFEGKILAVQYAREHNIPFLGICFGMQAAVVEFARNVCKIQGANSSEFGETPNPVIDLIRGKNKDEARGGTLRLGNYKATLLKGSLAAQLYQQEEVWERHRHRYEFNNDYRKLLQDYGMIFSGIYQEKDLVEIIEIPSHRFFIASQYHPEFTSRPNKPNPLFNGFVKAVIDYNNSK, from the coding sequence ATGACTAAGTATATCTTTGTAACCGGTGGGGTTGTTTCAGGACTAGGAAAAGGAATTACAGCTTCTTCAATTGGGGTTTTATTAAAAGCAAGTGGGCTGAAGATTTTTATGCAAAAATTTGACCCATATTTAAATGTTGACCCTGGGACAATGAGCCCTTATCAACATGGCGAAGTTTATGTAACTGCCGATGGTGGTGAAACTGATTTAGATTTAGGGCATTATGAACGCTTTATTGATGAAAATTTGACAAAAGAATCAAACATCACATCTGGTTTTATTTATAAAAATGTTATTGAAAAAGAGCGCCGGGGTGAATATGACGGGCGAACTGTCCAAGTTGTTCCCCATATTACTAATGAAATTAAAAATAAGGTTTATTCAGCTGCAAAAAATTCACAAGCAGATGTTATTATTACTGAAATTGGGGGCACAGTGGGGGACATTGAATCATTACCTTTTATTGAAGCAATTCGCCAGGTTCGGATTGAAAAGGGTCGCGAAAATGTTATTTTTATGCATGTTTCACTAGTTCCATATATTGCAGCTTCAAAAGAATCAAAAACTAAACCAACCCAGCATTCTGTCCGGGAATTATTATCATTTGGAATTCAACCCGATATTATTGTGGCCCGAACAGAACAACCATTAGATGAAAGTGTGCTGGCCAAAATTGCGTTATTCTGTAATGTTGAATTGCAAAATGTCTTAGTTGCTAATGATGCCAAAACAATTTATGAAGTTCCATTACATATGTATGAACAAAATGCGCAGTTATCAGTAGCAAAATTATTGAACTTAAAATTGCCTCGAACAGATATTAGTCAATGAAACCGCTTTGTGAATCAGATTCATAATTCGCAAGCAGAAATTGTCATTAAACTAGTGGGTAAATATGTTGAATTACCAGATGCTTATTTATCGGTAATGGAATCATTGCACATTGCTGGTTATGAAAATAATGTTAAAGTTAAAATTGACTGAATTAAAGCTGATGATGTTTATGAAGATAATTGTTCAGAATTATTAGCTGGGGCAAGTGGAATCTTGGTTCCTGGTGGTTTTGGTGAACGCGGGTTTGAAGGTAAGATTTTAGCGGTTCAATATGCGCGTGAACATAACATTCCTTTTTTAGGAATTTGTTTTGGAATGCAAGCAGCTGTTGTTGAATTTGCCCGTAATGTTTGTAAAATTCAAGGCGCAAATTCAAGTGAATTTGGAGAAACTCCTAATCCTGTAATTGATTTAATCCGGGGAAAAAATAAAGATGAAGCCCGGGGTGGGACGCTGCGCTTAGGAAATTATAAAGCAACTTTATTAAAAGGATCACTAGCAGCGCAGTTATACCAACAAGAGGAAGTTTGAGAACGCCACCGTCACCGTTATGAATTTAATAATGACTATCGTAAATTATTACAAGACTACGGAATGATTTTTAGTGGTATTTATCAGGAGAAAGACTTGGTAGAAATTATTGAAATTCCTAGTCATCGGTTCTTTATTGCTTCGCAATACCATCCTGAGTTTACTTCGCGACCAAATAAACCAAATCCGTTGTTTAATGGGTTTGTAAAAGCAGTCATTGATTATAATAACAGTAAATAA
- a CDS encoding aldose epimerase family protein — protein MHTIQTKEIQITINDNPLELTSVQYKKKEYTYQLDGDWQKQNPICFPITGRLINNEYWYNGQKYSMPIHGFFRDIKNWKIIQKTTNTIVFEFIHHQEFKDQYPFAFTLQVKYEIHDDEFINQVTIINNETTQDLPYCFGWHPSFIIDPPTAKISFNKPQVLTTIPSDNWFKKNMVSTTINEFIPNHMDYSKGQSYDLLNHNLTEVILTDNTREIKITVQNYPNLVFWKINDQAKFICIEPWDGHQDYEDSGQVDIFAKPWINKLQPGHQKEYILKIKFIK, from the coding sequence ATGCATACTATTCAGACAAAAGAAATCCAAATAACTATTAATGATAATCCCTTAGAATTAACATCTGTGCAATACAAAAAGAAAGAATATACCTACCAGTTAGATGGTGATTGGCAAAAACAAAATCCAATCTGTTTTCCAATAACTGGACGTCTTATTAATAACGAGTATTGATATAATGGGCAAAAATATTCAATGCCAATTCATGGTTTCTTCCGAGATATTAAAAATTGAAAAATTATTCAGAAAACAACAAATACAATTGTTTTTGAATTTATCCATCACCAGGAATTCAAAGACCAATACCCGTTTGCTTTTACTTTGCAAGTAAAATATGAAATTCACGATGATGAATTTATTAACCAAGTAACAATTATTAATAATGAAACTACCCAAGACTTACCGTATTGCTTTGGATGACACCCATCTTTTATTATTGACCCGCCCACAGCAAAAATTAGTTTTAATAAACCACAAGTTTTAACAACTATTCCTAGCGATAATTGGTTTAAAAAAAATATGGTTAGTACCACTATTAATGAATTTATTCCTAACCACATGGATTATAGTAAAGGACAAAGTTATGACTTATTAAATCATAATTTAACAGAAGTTATTTTAACAGATAACACCCGAGAAATTAAAATTACCGTTCAAAACTATCCTAATCTTGTTTTTTGAAAAATTAATGATCAAGCCAAATTTATTTGTATTGAACCATGGGATGGTCATCAAGATTATGAAGATAGTGGCCAGGTTGATATTTTTGCAAAACCATGGATTAACAAATTGCAACCTGGTCATCAAAAAGAATATATATTAAAAATTAAGTTTATTAAATAA